The nucleotide window TTTCTGGTTTTCGGCGACGTGGAATTCCTGCCGGACGGGTTGACCGGCAACGCCCTGCTGCTCCGGGTTCGCGATCTCGGCGGCGCTGCGGTGGCCGCCCACCCGTTTCGGGCCGGTCGTTCGGTGGATCCGTCCGTGTTCCATGCCGGGCTGTGTCATCTGATCGAGGTGGATAACGGCCGGAATTCGCCGGACGAAAACGAACGGGCCAGGTCCCTGGCCTTGGGCCGCAGCATGACCTCCGTGGCCGGTTCCGACGCCCACCGGCTCGACGAACTGGGGCGCTATCCCACGGAATTCACGATTCCCGTCCGGTCCCGTGCCGATCTGGTGCATGCCCTGAATAACGGCCTGTGCCATCCCGCCCGCCCCTGTCGAATGGCGATCTGATCCCTTCCCTTTCCCCACGCTTATCTGTCCCCCCTGTCCCGCCGCCGGTCGCGGAAGGATGTCTTATGCCCTTTTTCCACAGAAAGTCGCATCGACCTTGTGGAAAACCCTGTGGAAATCATCCGAAATCTTTTTGGAAACGACTTGACACATTGTCCGGGCGGATTATTTTAAGCGAGCACCGGAAAATAGATTTATCACTGAAGGAACACGTTCGCATGGAATATAAGGACTACTACAAACTTCTCGGAGTTTCCCGCTCCGCCTCCAAGGATGAGGTCAGCAAGGCCTTCAAGAAACTGGCCCGCAAATATCATCCCGACCTCAATCCCAATGATGCCGGAGCCGAGGCCAAGTTCAAGGAGATCAACGAAGCCTACGAAGTCCTCAAGGACGAGAAGAAGCGGAAGCTCTACGACCAGTTCGGCTCCAACTGGGAGCACGGTCAGAACTTCCAGCCGCCGCCGGGCTATGAGAACATGGACTTCGGCGGTTTCGGCGGATTCGCCGGCGGCGGGTCCGGGGCCGGGTTCTCCGACTTTTTCGAGACCATTTTCGGCGGTGGTGGCGGCTCGTTTCGCGGCGGCTTCCAGCAGGGCGGTTATCAGCAGGGCGGTTTCCAGCAGCGTCCCCGGCGTGGGGCGGATGCCGAGGCGTCCTATGAGCTGACCCTGGAAGAGGCCTATCGCGGCGGCAAGAAGTCCATCACCCTGCAGGAGCAGGTCCATGGCCCCGAGGGCGTTCCCCGCATGACCACGAAGACCCTGGAGGTCACGGTGCCGCCCGGCATCAAGGACGGGCAGAAGATTCGGCTGGCCGGCCAGGGCAATCCCGGCATGAGCGGCGGGCCCAAGGGCGACCTGTACCTCAAGATCCGGCTCATGCCGCACCACATGTTCAAGGTGGCGGACGCGGACATCATCCTCGATCTGCCCCTGGCCCCGTGGGAGGCCGCATTGGGCGCGAGCCTGCGCATACCGACCCTGGACGGCGCGGTGGAGATGAAGATCCCGCCGGGCATCGGATCGGGAAAGAAGCTGCGCATCAAGGGGCGCGGCCTCGGGTCCGGGGCCAAAAAGGGCGACCAGTACGTGCGCATCATGATTCAGGTGCCGGAGCGGCTGTCCGAGGCCGAGCGAGAACTCATGGAGAAGCTGCGCGCCGCATCCGAGTTCAAGCCGAGAACGTTTTAAGGGGGGGCCATGACCACCAAAAGACTACAGGAAATGATTTTGCAGCTGCCCGGCCTCAATCTGCCGGAGCGCAGTGAATACGTCGCCTGGGCGCAGCTCGTGCAGCTGACCTCCATCCAGCCCTCGGAGATCGCCGAACTGGTGGATCTGGGCTGGATCAGTCCCAAGAAGACCTCCGCCGAGGAATACCTGTTTCGGTTGCGCGACGTGTACCGCATCCACAAGCTCATGCGGTTGGTCAAGGACCTGGACGTGACCTTTGACTCGGGCTCCATCATCGTCGACCTGCTCGACCGGGTGGAGGAACTGGAAAAGGAAGTTGAAGAGCTCAGAAGGCTCGTATGAGAGCACTGCATAATTGCCCTCTGGCTGCGTTGTCGCCAAAAAGCTCAAACTCTCGCGTGCAGGAGGTACGCGTCGATCTTGATCTTTTTGCCGCGCCTTGCCGGCGAACAATTCTACAGCACTCTTGGAAGAATGATCCGGAATAAATTTTTTTACCAAGCAGTGGTTTCATTAAATAAAAGGGGGTATCGATAATGGATCCGAATACCTTTACGAAAAAGACGCAGGACGCCGTGTCCGAGGCCCAGAATCTGGCCATCCGAAACGGTCACCAGCAGA belongs to Pseudodesulfovibrio portus and includes:
- a CDS encoding PHP domain-containing protein, producing the protein MRMDLHVHSTCSPCSCMEPSDILSHARAKGLDGVCFTDHNTTEVLAQIHEGFQPDGLFVAVGMEYSTPQGDFLVFGDVEFLPDGLTGNALLLRVRDLGGAAVAAHPFRAGRSVDPSVFHAGLCHLIEVDNGRNSPDENERARSLALGRSMTSVAGSDAHRLDELGRYPTEFTIPVRSRADLVHALNNGLCHPARPCRMAI
- a CDS encoding DnaJ C-terminal domain-containing protein, with the protein product MEYKDYYKLLGVSRSASKDEVSKAFKKLARKYHPDLNPNDAGAEAKFKEINEAYEVLKDEKKRKLYDQFGSNWEHGQNFQPPPGYENMDFGGFGGFAGGGSGAGFSDFFETIFGGGGGSFRGGFQQGGYQQGGFQQRPRRGADAEASYELTLEEAYRGGKKSITLQEQVHGPEGVPRMTTKTLEVTVPPGIKDGQKIRLAGQGNPGMSGGPKGDLYLKIRLMPHHMFKVADADIILDLPLAPWEAALGASLRIPTLDGAVEMKIPPGIGSGKKLRIKGRGLGSGAKKGDQYVRIMIQVPERLSEAERELMEKLRAASEFKPRTF
- a CDS encoding chaperone modulator CbpM; its protein translation is MTTKRLQEMILQLPGLNLPERSEYVAWAQLVQLTSIQPSEIAELVDLGWISPKKTSAEEYLFRLRDVYRIHKLMRLVKDLDVTFDSGSIIVDLLDRVEELEKEVEELRRLV